The genomic region TCACCCGTAATAACATCCTTATTACCTGTAACTGCGATAAAGAAATCGCCCAATTTAGCAGCTTCCACCATCGTCATGACCCGGAATCCGTCCATGTGTGCTTCTACTGCTTTGATTGGATCAATCTCAGTTACGATTACATTCGCTCCAAGACCTTTGGCGCGCATCGCTACACCTTTACCACACCAGCCATATCCGGCTACGACTACATTCTTACCTGCTACAACCAGATTGGTTGTACGGATGATACCGTCAAATGCGGATTGACCTGTGCCATAACGATTATCAAACAGATATTTGCAGTATGCGTCATTAACTGCCACCATCGGGAATTTCAATTGGCCTTCTTTCGCCAATGCTTTCAAACGAATAATGCCCGTTGTCGTTTCTTCTGCTCCTCCGCGAATTGTCGCTGCAAGATCAGGACGCTCGGATGCAATAATAGTTGCGAAGTCTCCGCCATCATCAATAATGAGATCAGGTTTCACCTCAAGCGCACGAAGCTGCAGTGATTTGAATTCCGCAGGTTCCGGGTTGTACTTCGCGTATACGGTAACGCCATCTTCTACCAATGCAGCGCAGACATCATCTTGTGTAGACAAAGGATTACTGTGCGTAATCGTTACTTCTGCGCCGCCGGCTTGGATCACTTTTGCCAAGTAAGCTGTTTTTGCTTCCAGATGAAGACAGATGGCAACCTTCAAACCTTTAAAAGGAAGATCCTGTTCAAACTGGCGACGAATACGGTTCAATACCGGCAT from Paenibacillus sp. FSL R5-0341 harbors:
- a CDS encoding adenosylhomocysteinase; this translates as MTTPALQNSIVKDMGLASEGHLKIDWVEAHMPVLNRIRRQFEQDLPFKGLKVAICLHLEAKTAYLAKVIQAGGAEVTITHSNPLSTQDDVCAALVEDGVTVYAKYNPEPAEFKSLQLRALEVKPDLIIDDGGDFATIIASERPDLAATIRGGAEETTTGIIRLKALAKEGQLKFPMVAVNDAYCKYLFDNRYGTGQSAFDGIIRTTNLVVAGKNVVVAGYGWCGKGVAMRAKGLGANVIVTEIDPIKAVEAHMDGFRVMTMVEAAKLGDFFIAVTGNKDVITGEHYDVMKDGAILSNAGHFDVEVNKPELAKRSESIRTVRRNIEEYRFKDGRKMYLLAEGRLVNLGAADGHPAEIMDTTFALQALGLRYVSENYENLGKNVVNVPYDIDQQVASYKLESLNIGIDSLSVEQEKYLDSWKF